In the genome of Rhodoligotrophos defluvii, one region contains:
- the gatB gene encoding Asp-tRNA(Asn)/Glu-tRNA(Gln) amidotransferase subunit GatB, whose protein sequence is MIEDTRTVDQSRLISGATGDWEVIIGLEVHAQVTSDAKLFSGASTAFGAEPNANVSLVDAAMPGMLPVINRFCVEQAVKTGLGLKAKINHRSVFDRKNYFYPDLPQGYQISQYKQPVVGEGHILLDMPNGEVVKVGIERLHLEQDAGKSLHDQHPTMSYVDLNRSGVALMEIVSKPDMRSADEAKAYVGKLRTILRYLGTCDGDMEKGNLRADVNVSVRRPGEPFGTRCEIKNVNSIRFMGQAIEYEARRQIGILEDGGSIDQETRLFDARKGETRSMRSKEEAHDYRYFPDPDLLPLEVEEAWITEIKASLPELPDEKKQRFMSDYGLNAYDAGVLVADRDMADYFEAVAKGRDSKLAVNWVTGDLAAHANARNTGVLELGISADHLGELIDLIQDGTISGKIAKDVLAIMVEEGGSPKAIVEQRGLVQVTDISALEAIIDQVIAANPGQVEQVKTKPKTIGWFVGQVMKQSGGKANPQAVNELLKTKLGVE, encoded by the coding sequence GCCGAGCCCAATGCCAATGTGTCGCTGGTGGACGCGGCCATGCCCGGGATGCTGCCGGTCATCAACCGCTTCTGCGTGGAGCAGGCGGTCAAGACCGGCCTCGGGCTCAAGGCGAAGATCAATCACCGTTCGGTCTTCGACCGCAAGAACTACTTCTATCCCGACCTGCCGCAGGGCTACCAGATTTCCCAGTACAAGCAGCCGGTGGTGGGCGAGGGCCATATCCTGCTCGACATGCCCAATGGCGAGGTGGTGAAGGTCGGCATCGAGCGGCTGCACCTGGAGCAGGATGCCGGCAAATCCCTGCACGATCAGCACCCCACCATGTCCTATGTGGACCTCAACCGCTCGGGCGTCGCGCTGATGGAGATCGTCTCCAAGCCCGACATGCGCTCCGCCGACGAAGCCAAGGCCTATGTCGGCAAGCTGCGCACCATCCTGCGCTATCTCGGCACCTGCGACGGCGACATGGAGAAGGGTAATTTGCGCGCCGACGTGAACGTCTCGGTACGGCGGCCGGGCGAGCCCTTCGGCACCCGTTGCGAGATCAAGAACGTGAATTCGATCCGCTTCATGGGCCAGGCCATCGAATACGAGGCGCGCCGGCAGATTGGCATCCTGGAGGATGGAGGCTCCATCGACCAGGAGACGCGCCTGTTCGACGCCCGCAAGGGCGAGACCCGCTCCATGCGCTCCAAGGAGGAGGCGCACGACTACCGCTACTTCCCCGATCCGGATCTTCTTCCGCTGGAAGTCGAGGAGGCCTGGATTACGGAAATCAAGGCGAGCCTGCCGGAGCTGCCGGATGAGAAGAAGCAGCGCTTCATGAGCGATTACGGCCTCAACGCCTATGACGCAGGCGTGCTGGTGGCCGACCGCGACATGGCCGATTATTTCGAGGCGGTGGCGAAGGGACGGGATTCCAAGCTCGCGGTGAACTGGGTGACCGGCGACCTTGCCGCCCATGCCAATGCCCGCAACACGGGCGTGCTGGAGCTCGGCATCTCAGCCGATCACCTGGGCGAGCTCATCGACCTGATCCAGGACGGCACCATTTCCGGCAAGATCGCCAAGGACGTGCTGGCCATCATGGTGGAGGAGGGCGGCTCGCCCAAGGCCATCGTCGAGCAGCGCGGCCTCGTCCAGGTCACCGATATCAGCGCGCTCGAAGCCATCATCGACCAGGTGATCGCCGCCAATCCCGGTCAGGTCGAGCAGGTGAAGACCAAGCCCAAGACCATCGGCTGGTTCGTGGGCCAGGTGATGAAGCAGAGCGGCGGCAAGGCCAATCCGCAAGCGGTCAACGAATTGCTCAAGACCAAGCTCGGGGTGGAGTAG